A region of Myxococcus stipitatus DSM 14675 DNA encodes the following proteins:
- the epsV gene encoding PCP family exopolysaccharide biosynthesis protein EpsV, which yields MTVPAPGQRPGPHASPAFTPERVETNAPSDLIDWGFAVDSVFYLKNAVLRHWFLALVVAVLVAGLAAGVSKIMPRKYHVETRMLTQRNFIIASLANPGRSIPVDADQPTRAAWEMVMKSDNLKAVVRDAKLVEYWELQRSPMSRLKEKVLRKPPPAMTDDDKRDALTTMLEQAMLVMVEGGTGTVTIGVDWSDPQLALNIVEAAQKNFLEMRQAAEMGAVSEAITILDKQVVEEAEGIKQAIAALDATVKRVEAKRKREEARQAQRGGRGAQAQAGGLGINTNHLLAQMRFMVQTKRRAISDVEEFRARRLTELRNQLSEQRVIYSPQHPLITDLEQRIVALQEDSPQLVALRSELNELIGEYMRNGGDPGELEQGTTGPLLGAGAYGGPATSDNPEVSVAADRVRMLVMRHQEKMRRLDQAKTELEISRASMKHRFSVLAPPTFPEKPSKPKVQLILAAGVVGGIAMGIFAAVALDIIRRRILEKWQVERILKLPVLAELERR from the coding sequence GTGACGGTTCCGGCGCCCGGGCAACGCCCAGGCCCGCACGCCTCTCCCGCATTCACCCCGGAGCGCGTGGAGACGAACGCTCCGTCGGACCTCATCGACTGGGGCTTCGCCGTCGACTCCGTGTTCTATTTGAAGAACGCGGTGCTGCGGCACTGGTTCTTGGCGCTGGTGGTGGCGGTGCTGGTCGCGGGGCTGGCGGCGGGCGTCAGCAAGATCATGCCGCGCAAGTACCACGTTGAAACGCGGATGCTGACGCAACGCAATTTCATCATCGCCTCCCTGGCGAACCCGGGGCGCTCCATCCCCGTGGACGCGGACCAGCCCACGCGCGCGGCGTGGGAGATGGTGATGAAGAGCGACAACCTCAAGGCCGTCGTCCGGGACGCGAAGCTGGTGGAGTACTGGGAGCTCCAGCGCTCGCCCATGAGCCGGCTGAAGGAGAAGGTGCTGCGCAAGCCGCCGCCGGCCATGACGGACGACGACAAGCGCGACGCGCTCACCACCATGCTCGAGCAGGCCATGCTCGTGATGGTGGAGGGCGGCACGGGCACCGTCACCATCGGCGTGGACTGGAGCGACCCGCAGCTGGCGCTCAACATCGTGGAGGCCGCGCAGAAGAACTTCCTGGAGATGCGGCAGGCCGCGGAGATGGGCGCGGTGTCGGAGGCCATCACCATCCTGGACAAGCAGGTGGTGGAGGAGGCGGAAGGCATCAAGCAGGCCATCGCGGCGCTGGACGCCACCGTGAAGCGCGTGGAGGCCAAGCGCAAGCGCGAGGAGGCCCGGCAGGCGCAGCGCGGCGGGCGAGGAGCGCAGGCGCAGGCGGGCGGGCTGGGCATCAACACCAACCACCTGCTGGCGCAGATGCGGTTCATGGTGCAGACCAAGCGCCGGGCCATCTCCGACGTGGAGGAGTTCCGCGCGCGGCGGCTGACGGAGCTGCGCAACCAGTTGTCCGAGCAGCGGGTCATCTACTCGCCGCAGCACCCGCTCATCACGGACCTGGAGCAGCGCATCGTCGCGCTCCAGGAGGACTCTCCGCAGTTGGTGGCGCTGCGCTCGGAGCTCAACGAGCTGATTGGCGAGTACATGCGCAACGGCGGAGACCCGGGGGAGCTGGAGCAGGGCACCACGGGGCCGCTGTTGGGCGCGGGGGCCTACGGGGGCCCGGCGACGTCGGACAACCCGGAGGTGTCGGTGGCGGCGGACCGGGTGCGCATGCTGGTGATGCGGCACCAGGAGAAGATGCGGCGGTTGGACCAGGCGAAGACGGAGCTGGAGATTTCGCGCGCGTCGATGAAGCACCGCTTCAGCGTGCTGGCGCCGCCGACCTTCCCGGAGAAGCCGTCCAAGCCCAAGGTGCAGCTCATCCTCGCCGCGGGCGTGGTGGGCGGCATCGCCATGGGCATCTTCGCCGCGGTGGCGCTGGACATCATCCGCCGTCGCATCCTGGAGAAGTGGCAGGTGGAGCGAATCCTGAAGCTCCCGGTGTTGGCGGAGCTGGAGCGGCGCTAG
- the epsU gene encoding exopolysaccharide biosynthesis GT2 family glycosyltransferase EpsU, with product MTVWTWVDLALCVALLPATVACGYLLLLTVLSWRRAAPVPPAPTRKFDVVIPSHNEELGIARTVANLSAVDYPPTMRRILVVADNCSDATAQKAREAGATVLERHDTEKRGKGYALAHAFEFSQKDGFADAVVVVDADTVVSPNLLQAYSRRLADGAHAAQAHYGVMNPTASWRTRLMTIALGMFHKVRSLGREALGVSCGLRGNGMCFTHEVLREVPHDAFSVVEDLEYGIRLGRKGHRVHYAWEAEVQGEMVTAEKQSRSQRQRWEGGRAQMRKLHGWPLLSDALKQKSGLLLDLSMDVLVPPLSQLVLATVGGAVAASVLVWLSGGTAVGASALAGFGLASLGAYVLRGWWVSGVGPRGLVDLAWAPVYVVWKVWLMLRGPGAEKRGEWVRTTREAERR from the coding sequence GTGACGGTGTGGACCTGGGTGGACCTGGCGCTGTGCGTGGCGCTGCTGCCGGCGACGGTGGCGTGTGGCTATCTGCTGCTGCTGACGGTGTTGTCGTGGCGGCGAGCGGCGCCGGTGCCGCCCGCGCCCACGCGCAAGTTCGACGTGGTGATTCCCTCGCACAACGAGGAGCTGGGCATCGCCCGCACGGTGGCGAACCTGTCCGCCGTGGACTACCCGCCGACGATGCGGCGCATCCTCGTCGTCGCGGACAACTGCTCGGACGCCACCGCGCAGAAGGCGCGCGAGGCCGGCGCCACGGTGCTGGAGCGGCACGACACGGAGAAGCGCGGCAAGGGCTACGCGCTCGCGCATGCCTTCGAGTTCAGCCAGAAGGACGGCTTCGCCGACGCGGTGGTGGTGGTGGACGCGGACACGGTGGTGTCCCCCAACCTGCTGCAAGCCTACTCACGGCGGCTGGCGGACGGTGCCCACGCGGCGCAGGCGCACTACGGCGTGATGAACCCCACGGCGTCGTGGCGCACGCGGCTGATGACGATTGCACTGGGCATGTTCCACAAGGTGCGCTCGCTGGGACGCGAGGCGCTGGGTGTCTCGTGCGGCCTGCGCGGCAACGGCATGTGCTTCACCCACGAGGTGCTGCGCGAGGTGCCGCACGACGCCTTCAGCGTGGTGGAGGACCTGGAGTACGGCATCCGCCTGGGCCGCAAGGGCCACCGCGTGCACTACGCCTGGGAGGCGGAGGTGCAGGGCGAGATGGTGACGGCGGAGAAGCAGAGCCGCTCCCAGCGTCAGCGCTGGGAGGGAGGCCGCGCGCAGATGCGCAAGCTGCACGGCTGGCCGCTCTTGAGTGATGCGCTGAAGCAGAAGAGCGGGCTGCTGCTGGACTTGTCCATGGACGTGCTGGTGCCGCCGCTGAGCCAGTTGGTGCTCGCGACGGTGGGCGGCGCGGTGGCGGCGTCGGTGCTCGTGTGGCTGTCGGGCGGCACGGCCGTGGGCGCCTCCGCGCTGGCGGGCTTCGGGCTGGCGAGCCTGGGCGCGTACGTGCTGCGCGGGTGGTGGGTGTCGGGCGTGGGGCCTCGGGGGCTGGTGGACCTGGCCTGGGCGCCCGTCTACGTGGTGTGGAAGGTGTGGCTGATGCTGCGCGGCCCCGGCGCGGAGAAGCGCGGCGAGTGGGTCCGCACCACCCGCGAGGCGGAGCGCCGCTGA
- the epsW gene encoding exopolysaccharide biosynthesis response regulator EpsW — translation MEPQMHKVLLVEDAPFFRKMLGDYLRAMGFKDVVELPNGQAALKYLAGSTRPDLVCLDLTLPDISGYDLCEHIRRTAGMADVPVLVVSARDLPEDKAHAEEAGANGYLGKPFTQDEFSRRVGQLLKSAASRRTS, via the coding sequence ATGGAACCCCAAATGCACAAGGTCCTCCTGGTGGAGGACGCGCCCTTCTTTCGGAAGATGCTGGGCGACTACCTGCGTGCCATGGGATTCAAGGACGTGGTGGAGCTGCCCAACGGGCAGGCCGCGCTCAAGTACCTGGCGGGCTCCACGCGTCCGGACCTCGTGTGCCTGGACCTGACGCTGCCGGACATCTCCGGCTATGACTTGTGCGAGCACATCCGCCGCACCGCGGGCATGGCGGACGTGCCGGTGCTGGTGGTGAGCGCGCGCGACTTGCCGGAGGACAAGGCCCACGCCGAGGAGGCGGGCGCCAATGGCTATCTGGGCAAGCCCTTCACCCAGGACGAGTTCTCTCGCCGCGTGGGGCAGCTCCTGAAGAGCGCCGCGTCGAGGAGGACGTCGTGA